The following are from one region of the Streptomyces tuirus genome:
- a CDS encoding ABC transporter permease family protein: MKRRALAIQLLSAGRTSALSTENGRIRFWGIFLAAGLMMLALSGLVLAYATYEGRDIRGTSRTPHIIQPGSGDKAVALWAWGSDDVAGRQHSVTYIEPLVRDAPLPPGLSKWPEPGEAVLSPALIRAGAQEGVKTRYGKLAGTIGKAGLQAPEERFAYVRPRAKLLDRQDMLPLAGFGVPAGSATGVGESMSVPDLSVLTAGVAGFVLLPAGALVVVSARVGSAARERRLALFEAMGASRRARAIYTLGEAGVPATLGAVVAASLLLPALVLDIPFPLVDFTLSAEDVQRCAAWFAGVGIAAVVVVLTVAVLLHFKGRKSTRAVRPTAGSQRLPAWWPWVFPFAFLFTVRGPELAGDDLRLPVYALGVAAVLATLPAVIGALCGWLGGRLANAGGRLGFPGLLIAGRRMSAKPRGTVRFVTALIVMIGLVAQVHLWTGLLGQNATLAKHTQDRIGSTLLSVAPYADAERVRDFAAGMPADTELLLVRQTPPTDESPGRITLSGTCDALRALELPCESSQFHPSRSGLDPRVRELARWSLAGSDGIVTIARGPVYGATARAEESLSLVAVSNPGESLSLPLLRELARTHLAADASADPLGHSWLLGSNDLASSAAWVRLLGLIGACLTVLAIGISALAELLRFSREMAPLSVLAGDTRINGSVVAWSLLFPALLAAALGSVISMWLTTPITVEGGAPVPGSTYVLLGVGAGVCAVALCAWGWRSTNEAALRWRPTLD, from the coding sequence GTGAAGCGCCGGGCCCTTGCCATTCAGCTGTTGAGCGCCGGGCGTACATCGGCGTTGTCCACCGAAAATGGGCGTATCCGATTCTGGGGAATCTTCCTGGCTGCCGGCCTGATGATGCTCGCACTGAGCGGACTGGTCCTGGCGTACGCGACGTACGAGGGCCGGGATATCCGAGGCACCTCCCGCACCCCCCATATCATTCAACCGGGCTCGGGCGACAAAGCGGTGGCGCTGTGGGCATGGGGCAGTGACGATGTGGCAGGACGTCAGCACTCTGTCACGTACATCGAACCGCTCGTTCGCGATGCTCCGTTGCCGCCTGGCCTGAGCAAGTGGCCCGAGCCAGGTGAAGCCGTACTTTCACCCGCTCTCATCAGGGCAGGGGCGCAGGAGGGGGTCAAGACCCGGTACGGGAAGCTGGCGGGCACGATCGGAAAGGCGGGATTGCAGGCTCCAGAAGAGCGCTTTGCCTATGTGCGGCCTCGAGCGAAGTTGCTCGACCGGCAGGACATGCTCCCGCTTGCGGGATTCGGTGTGCCTGCAGGATCGGCCACCGGCGTGGGAGAGAGCATGTCGGTTCCGGACCTCTCGGTCCTCACGGCCGGAGTAGCCGGATTCGTGCTGCTGCCGGCCGGTGCGCTGGTCGTGGTCAGCGCCCGCGTTGGTTCAGCGGCCCGCGAGCGCAGACTGGCCCTCTTCGAAGCGATGGGCGCGAGCCGACGTGCCAGAGCCATCTATACCCTAGGGGAAGCAGGAGTTCCAGCCACTCTTGGGGCCGTTGTCGCGGCTTCGCTGCTGCTCCCTGCATTGGTTCTCGACATCCCCTTTCCTTTGGTCGACTTCACCCTCAGCGCAGAAGACGTACAGCGTTGTGCAGCGTGGTTCGCAGGGGTCGGCATCGCCGCGGTTGTCGTCGTGCTGACGGTTGCGGTACTCCTCCATTTCAAAGGACGGAAGTCGACGAGGGCCGTCAGGCCAACAGCAGGATCTCAGCGCTTGCCTGCATGGTGGCCCTGGGTATTTCCATTCGCGTTCCTCTTCACCGTGCGCGGACCCGAGTTGGCCGGTGACGACCTTCGGCTTCCGGTCTATGCCCTGGGCGTGGCAGCTGTGCTGGCAACGCTGCCAGCCGTCATCGGCGCGCTCTGCGGTTGGCTCGGCGGTCGGCTTGCCAATGCGGGCGGGCGGTTGGGGTTCCCAGGTCTGCTGATTGCCGGACGGAGGATGTCCGCCAAACCCCGCGGAACGGTCCGCTTTGTGACCGCTTTGATCGTCATGATCGGGTTGGTTGCACAAGTACATCTGTGGACTGGGTTGTTGGGTCAGAACGCGACGCTCGCCAAGCACACCCAGGACCGGATCGGATCGACTCTGCTTTCCGTCGCTCCCTACGCTGACGCTGAACGGGTAAGAGACTTCGCTGCAGGAATGCCGGCGGACACTGAGCTGCTCCTCGTGCGGCAGACACCACCAACTGATGAGTCACCTGGGAGGATCACTCTCAGCGGGACGTGTGATGCCCTTCGCGCGCTTGAGCTGCCCTGCGAGAGTTCTCAGTTCCACCCCTCCCGTAGCGGCCTCGACCCCAGAGTCCGGGAACTCGCGCGGTGGAGCCTGGCCGGGAGCGACGGCATCGTGACCATTGCCCGGGGGCCGGTGTATGGAGCCACGGCGCGAGCAGAAGAGTCCCTCTCGCTCGTCGCGGTCTCCAATCCTGGAGAGAGCCTCTCTCTCCCTCTCCTTCGGGAACTGGCGCGAACACACCTGGCCGCGGATGCCAGTGCCGATCCACTGGGTCACAGCTGGCTGCTCGGCTCCAATGACCTTGCCTCCTCGGCCGCGTGGGTGCGACTGCTGGGTCTGATCGGAGCCTGCCTGACCGTACTGGCCATCGGCATCAGCGCACTGGCCGAGCTCCTGCGTTTCAGCCGCGAGATGGCTCCCCTGTCCGTGCTGGCCGGGGATACCAGGATCAACGGTTCCGTCGTCGCCTGGTCCTTGCTGTTCCCCGCGCTACTGGCGGCCGCGTTGGGGAGCGTCATCTCAATGTGGCTCACCACGCCCATAACCGTCGAAGGCGGGGCTCCGGTTCCAGGGAGTACATATGTCCTTCTTGGTGTCGGAGCCGGAGTGTGTGCCGTCGCACTGTGTGCTTGGGGTTGGCGATCCACGAACGAGGCCGCGCTGCGCTGGCGGCCGACCTTGGACTGA
- a CDS encoding serine hydrolase domain-containing protein, producing MNRRARTAALTAATAVALAAALTAPAVAAGPAAAHGGHDATGRAVRAAVADGVPGVTVTVRRGHGTWAATAGVGNPKTGKPRSARDHYRIASITKTFVATVVLQLEAEGRLSLDDTVETWLPGAVRGNGNDGGRITIRQLLNHTSGIFDYLEDPGFQQTYMTPDGFMKHRFDEAAPEDLLAIAMKNRPYFEPGASFAYSNTNYLLAARVIEKATGNDYGAEIDRRIIAPLHLTSTSVPTTRVTLPRPSSRGYSQLARETTGPTYDVTELNPRLAYGSGQMVSSSADLTRFYSALLRGRLLPPEQLKEMKTTVESSRDTSRYGLGLVDRKLSCGVHVWGHDGGIYGSNSDAVTTANGRHSLAVNFNGDWSGSTDAIIEAEFCGER from the coding sequence ATGAACAGACGCGCGCGTACGGCGGCCCTGACGGCGGCGACGGCGGTGGCACTGGCGGCGGCCCTCACGGCTCCGGCGGTGGCCGCGGGCCCGGCCGCCGCACACGGTGGCCACGACGCGACCGGGCGGGCCGTCCGGGCGGCGGTCGCCGACGGCGTCCCGGGCGTGACGGTGACGGTACGGCGGGGCCACGGCACCTGGGCGGCCACGGCCGGGGTGGGCAACCCGAAGACGGGCAAGCCGCGTTCGGCCCGGGACCACTACCGCATCGCCAGCATCACCAAGACGTTCGTCGCCACGGTCGTCCTCCAACTGGAGGCGGAGGGACGGCTGTCGCTCGACGACACGGTGGAGACGTGGCTGCCGGGCGCGGTCCGGGGCAACGGCAACGACGGCGGCCGCATCACCATCCGGCAGCTCCTGAACCACACCAGCGGCATCTTCGACTACCTGGAGGACCCGGGCTTCCAGCAGACCTACATGACCCCGGACGGCTTCATGAAGCACCGCTTCGACGAGGCGGCCCCCGAGGACCTGCTCGCCATCGCGATGAAGAACCGGCCGTACTTCGAGCCCGGCGCGTCGTTCGCCTACTCCAACACCAACTACCTCCTGGCCGCCCGGGTGATCGAGAAGGCCACCGGCAACGACTACGGCGCCGAGATCGACCGCCGGATCATCGCCCCCCTGCACCTGACCTCCACGTCCGTCCCCACCACCCGCGTGACGCTGCCCCGTCCCAGCAGCCGGGGCTACTCCCAACTGGCCAGGGAGACGACGGGCCCGACGTACGACGTCACGGAACTGAACCCCCGCCTGGCCTACGGCTCCGGCCAGATGGTCTCCAGCTCCGCCGACCTGACCCGCTTCTACTCGGCGCTCCTGCGCGGCCGGCTGCTCCCGCCCGAGCAGCTGAAGGAGATGAAGACCACGGTCGAGTCCAGCCGGGACACCAGCCGCTACGGCCTGGGCCTGGTCGACCGCAAGCTCAGCTGCGGCGTCCACGTCTGGGGCCACGACGGCGGGATCTACGGCTCGAACTCGGACGCGGTGACCACCGCGAACGGCCGCCACTCCCTCGCCGTCAACTTCAACGGCGACTGGTCGGGGAGCACCGACGCGATCATCGAGGCGGAGTTCTGCGGCGAGCGCTGA
- a CDS encoding TIGR03767 family metallophosphoesterase produces MSRTRSVAGSGQGIHRRSVLAATGAVALSAGVGYALRPSDSQAATAGEATGAVAASSRRAPAAPPAPYTKGTTLASVATPRAGSGYRRLGDGPGWQRVVRSDLAAPQSGRAGRRTALAAFVQLTDLHIIDAQHPLRLEYLRSADIHAWRPHEALTVQGAIALVERINALRGAPVTGAPLHFAMTTGDNTDNNAKSELDWFLKIMSGGRITPNSGDPRRYEGVQNSGLRQYWQPDAAVRDSDKQAGFPHLDGFLKAAIREVRSPGLNLPWYSTVGNHDSLPMGCYASHGDSYLTELAVGGKKLMNVTAAEAQQLQAQIKKARDPQGVRYHDFLKSHARSMRPVTPDERRAPFTRAEYLKAHLDPAHRGVGPAGHGYSSANLDTGTQYYAFRISDDVIGISLDTTDSGGHYEGSIGTAQLTWLDRTLRDNEDSYAVIFSHHTSKTMTNLRTDPARPNERRHNGQEVLALLGGHPRVLAWVNGHIHKNVITPHSASGGRSFWEISTASHVDFPQLARVIELADNKDGTMSLFTTLVESSAPHRTDFSDLSQTGLAALYRELSLNAPGASTTLGGDPKDRNTELVLKKD; encoded by the coding sequence ATGTCGCGCACACGCTCAGTCGCCGGCTCCGGCCAGGGCATCCACCGTCGTTCCGTCCTCGCCGCCACCGGCGCGGTCGCCCTCTCCGCGGGCGTCGGCTACGCCCTGCGGCCCAGCGACAGCCAGGCCGCCACCGCCGGGGAGGCCACCGGGGCCGTCGCCGCCTCCTCGCGCCGCGCACCGGCCGCGCCGCCGGCCCCCTACACCAAGGGCACCACCCTCGCCTCCGTCGCCACCCCGCGCGCCGGTTCCGGCTACCGGCGCCTGGGCGACGGGCCCGGCTGGCAGCGGGTCGTCCGCTCCGACCTGGCCGCGCCCCAGTCCGGCCGCGCCGGGCGCCGTACCGCGCTCGCCGCGTTCGTGCAGCTCACCGACCTGCACATCATCGACGCCCAGCATCCGCTGCGCCTGGAGTACCTGCGCTCGGCCGACATCCACGCCTGGCGGCCGCACGAGGCGCTGACCGTGCAGGGCGCGATCGCGCTCGTGGAGCGGATCAACGCGCTGCGCGGCGCCCCCGTCACCGGCGCCCCGCTGCACTTCGCCATGACCACCGGCGACAACACGGACAACAACGCCAAGTCCGAGCTGGACTGGTTCCTGAAGATCATGAGCGGTGGGCGCATCACGCCCAACTCCGGTGATCCGCGCCGGTACGAGGGTGTCCAGAACAGCGGCCTCAGGCAGTACTGGCAGCCCGACGCCGCCGTCCGCGACAGCGACAAGCAGGCCGGGTTCCCGCACCTCGACGGCTTCCTGAAGGCCGCCATCCGGGAGGTCCGCAGCCCCGGCCTCAACCTGCCCTGGTATTCCACGGTCGGCAACCACGACTCGCTGCCGATGGGCTGTTACGCCTCGCACGGCGACTCCTACCTCACCGAACTGGCCGTCGGCGGCAAGAAGCTGATGAACGTGACGGCGGCCGAGGCACAGCAGCTCCAGGCACAGATCAAGAAGGCCAGAGACCCCCAAGGCGTCCGCTACCACGACTTCCTCAAGTCCCACGCCCGCTCCATGCGTCCGGTCACCCCCGATGAGCGGCGCGCCCCCTTCACGCGGGCCGAGTACCTGAAGGCCCACCTGGACCCGGCCCACCGCGGCGTCGGCCCGGCCGGCCACGGCTACTCCTCCGCCAACCTGGACACGGGCACCCAGTACTACGCCTTCCGCATCTCCGACGACGTCATCGGTATCAGCCTGGACACCACCGACTCCGGCGGCCACTACGAGGGATCCATCGGCACGGCCCAGCTGACGTGGCTCGACAGGACACTGCGGGACAACGAGGACTCCTACGCGGTGATCTTCAGCCATCACACCAGCAAGACGATGACGAACCTGCGCACCGACCCGGCGAGGCCGAACGAGCGCCGCCACAACGGCCAGGAGGTCCTCGCCCTGCTCGGCGGCCACCCCAGGGTGCTCGCCTGGGTGAACGGCCACATCCACAAGAACGTCATCACCCCGCACTCCGCGTCCGGCGGCCGCTCCTTCTGGGAGATCTCCACCGCCTCCCACGTCGACTTCCCGCAGCTGGCCCGGGTCATTGAGCTGGCCGACAACAAGGACGGCACGATGTCCCTGTTCACGACGCTGGTGGAATCCTCGGCCCCGCACCGCACGGACTTCTCCGACCTCTCCCAGACCGGCCTCGCGGCCCTCTACCGCGAGCTGTCCCTCAACGCCCCCGGCGCGAGCACGACCCTCGGCGGCGACCCGAAGGACCGCAACACCGAACTGGTGCTCAAGAAGGACTGA
- a CDS encoding NUDIX hydrolase has protein sequence MRQKLRVAAYAICVRDGQILLARSPAWDGTPEWVLPGGGMEHGEDPYDTVRREVEEETGYRVEVTGLLGVNSSHRVFRNGFGPPVDHHGVRFVYEARIIGGELRNEVNGSTDLAAWQDLDAVPGLVRISMVDIALRMWRERPVTGRLADALE, from the coding sequence GTGAGACAGAAGTTGAGGGTGGCGGCCTACGCCATATGCGTCCGGGACGGACAGATCCTCCTCGCCCGCTCGCCCGCCTGGGACGGCACGCCCGAGTGGGTCCTGCCGGGCGGCGGCATGGAGCACGGCGAGGATCCCTACGACACCGTCCGGCGGGAGGTGGAGGAGGAGACCGGGTACCGCGTCGAGGTGACCGGACTGCTCGGGGTGAACTCCTCGCACCGCGTCTTCCGCAACGGCTTCGGACCTCCCGTCGACCATCACGGCGTCCGGTTCGTCTACGAGGCCCGCATCATCGGCGGCGAACTGCGCAACGAGGTGAACGGTTCCACGGACCTCGCCGCCTGGCAGGACCTGGACGCCGTGCCCGGGCTGGTGCGGATCTCGATGGTCGACATCGCCCTGCGGATGTGGCGCGAACGCCCGGTCACCGGACGGCTGGCCGACGCCCTGGAGTAG
- a CDS encoding S8 family serine peptidase, giving the protein MTPPTQRDQISGPRRVARIAVAAGLVAALSAAGPIPMAFSADGPGTDAPADPSVKSAHAKLGSDDADLLAEAKADGDKTVTMMIATAPGKTEQVAGQLDAVKGGSVGRADDKLGYVRATVPTAKADSAIAAAAKLSSVHGIDLREEIPLDDPTPSADTAKGAQAAKGTYPAPGRKTPAENPYNPSFETGAVDFVEDHPKADGRGVTIGILDSGVDLGHPALQKTTTGERKIVDWVTATDPIIDGDSTWRPMVTAVSGPAFTYQGQSYKAPAGSYAVSLFRESYTTGGDAKGDANRDGDTTDVWGVLYDAATGTVRVDLNNNNDFGDDAPMKPYKDGHQVGYFGTDNPATDIAERQPFVVEIRKDVPMDPLGGSWVGRKSDFVNIGVIESEHGTHVAGITAANGLFGGKMNGAAPGAKLVSSRACTWSGGCTNVALTEGMIDLVTKRGVDIVNMSIGGLPALNDGNNARSELYTRLIDTYGVQLVISAGNSGPGANTIGDPALADKVISVGASVSKETWAANYGSVVEKKYAMMPFSSRGPREDGGFTPTLAAPGAAINTTQTWLPGGPVAEAGYTLPAGYSMLQGTSMASPQATGASALLISAAKQKKIDLTPATLRTALTSTADHIKGVQAYEEGAGLINIPDAWDSIRDDATAHTYTVKAPVDTAIDQFLKTPGFGTGLYDREGGLKAGQKKTYEITLTRTSGADKAIRHELHFENNAGGTFRVVGSDEVKLPLNQPVTVKVQAAPRSAGLKSAILEVDDPKTEGIDRQVLSTVVVSTPLKFTTSAKDSVQRNSSHHYFVTVPEGAKTLEVAMSGLKDKSQTRFISIHPYGVPSDPTSTINCYPNYSNPANTCRPDVRSYADPQPGVWEIEVESRRTSPLLDNPYQLDVAVLGAAFDPETVTVPEAKVGTPAAASWKVTNGFAALDGKLVGGPLGSAKAARPAIKQGETQTTTVEVPAGAKSLDVAIGGVSDNAADLDLAVYDASGTQVGSSADGDSEESVSIPSPAAGKYSIEVVGYSVPAGTTEYDYQDVFFSASLGSVTVDGSAPVKLGTGDSATVSGSVTAAAAAPEGREFFGQVQLVNARGTVAGVGSVKIETVVP; this is encoded by the coding sequence ATGACCCCTCCCACCCAGCGCGATCAGATATCGGGCCCGAGACGCGTGGCCCGCATCGCCGTGGCCGCCGGTCTCGTGGCCGCGCTCTCCGCGGCCGGGCCGATCCCGATGGCCTTCTCCGCCGACGGGCCGGGCACGGACGCCCCGGCGGACCCGAGCGTCAAGTCCGCGCACGCCAAGCTCGGTTCGGACGACGCCGACCTGCTCGCGGAGGCCAAGGCCGACGGCGACAAGACCGTCACGATGATGATCGCCACCGCACCCGGGAAGACCGAGCAGGTCGCCGGGCAGCTGGACGCGGTCAAGGGCGGCTCGGTGGGCCGGGCCGACGACAAGCTGGGCTACGTCCGCGCCACCGTCCCGACGGCCAAGGCGGACTCGGCGATCGCGGCCGCCGCCAAGCTGTCCTCCGTGCACGGCATCGACCTGCGCGAGGAGATCCCGCTGGACGACCCGACGCCGAGCGCGGACACCGCCAAGGGCGCCCAGGCCGCGAAGGGCACGTACCCCGCGCCGGGCAGGAAGACCCCGGCGGAGAACCCGTACAACCCGTCCTTCGAGACGGGCGCGGTCGACTTCGTCGAGGACCACCCGAAGGCGGACGGCCGCGGCGTCACCATCGGCATCCTCGACTCCGGCGTGGACCTCGGCCACCCGGCGCTGCAGAAGACGACGACCGGTGAGCGGAAGATCGTCGACTGGGTGACGGCGACCGACCCGATCATCGACGGCGACAGCACCTGGCGCCCGATGGTCACGGCCGTGTCCGGCCCGGCCTTCACCTACCAGGGCCAGTCGTACAAGGCGCCGGCCGGTTCGTACGCCGTCAGCCTCTTCAGGGAGTCGTACACCACCGGCGGCGACGCCAAGGGCGACGCCAACCGCGACGGCGACACCACCGACGTCTGGGGCGTGCTGTACGACGCCGCGACCGGCACGGTGCGGGTCGACCTGAACAACAACAACGACTTCGGCGACGACGCCCCGATGAAGCCGTACAAGGACGGCCACCAGGTCGGGTACTTCGGCACCGACAACCCGGCCACCGACATCGCCGAGCGGCAGCCGTTCGTCGTGGAGATCCGCAAGGACGTGCCCATGGACCCGCTGGGCGGCTCCTGGGTCGGAAGGAAGTCGGACTTCGTCAACATCGGCGTCATCGAGTCCGAGCACGGCACGCACGTCGCCGGCATCACCGCCGCCAACGGCCTGTTCGGCGGGAAGATGAACGGCGCGGCCCCCGGCGCCAAGCTGGTCTCCTCGCGCGCCTGCACCTGGTCCGGCGGCTGCACCAACGTCGCGCTGACCGAGGGCATGATCGACCTCGTCACCAAGCGCGGCGTCGACATCGTCAACATGTCGATCGGCGGCCTGCCCGCCCTGAACGACGGCAACAACGCGCGCAGCGAGCTGTACACGCGCCTCATCGACACCTACGGCGTCCAGCTGGTGATCTCCGCGGGCAACTCCGGCCCCGGCGCCAACACCATCGGCGACCCGGCCCTGGCCGACAAGGTCATCTCGGTCGGCGCGTCCGTCTCCAAGGAGACCTGGGCCGCCAACTACGGCTCGGTCGTGGAGAAGAAGTACGCGATGATGCCGTTCTCCTCGCGCGGCCCGCGTGAGGACGGCGGCTTCACGCCGACCCTGGCCGCCCCGGGCGCGGCGATCAACACCACGCAGACCTGGCTGCCGGGCGGCCCGGTCGCCGAGGCGGGCTACACCCTGCCGGCCGGTTACTCGATGCTCCAGGGCACCTCGATGGCCTCCCCGCAGGCCACCGGTGCCTCGGCGCTGCTGATCTCGGCCGCCAAGCAGAAGAAGATCGACCTCACGCCGGCGACCCTGCGCACGGCCCTCACCTCCACCGCCGACCACATCAAGGGTGTGCAGGCGTACGAGGAGGGCGCGGGCCTGATCAACATCCCCGACGCCTGGGACTCGATCCGCGACGACGCCACCGCCCACACCTACACGGTCAAGGCGCCGGTCGACACCGCGATCGACCAGTTCCTGAAGACCCCGGGCTTCGGCACGGGCCTCTACGACCGTGAGGGCGGCCTGAAGGCCGGCCAGAAGAAGACGTACGAGATCACCCTGACCCGTACGTCCGGCGCCGACAAGGCGATCCGGCACGAGCTGCACTTCGAGAACAACGCGGGCGGCACGTTCCGCGTCGTCGGCTCCGACGAGGTGAAGCTGCCGCTGAACCAGCCGGTGACCGTCAAGGTCCAGGCCGCGCCGAGGTCCGCGGGTCTCAAGAGCGCGATCCTCGAGGTCGACGACCCGAAGACCGAAGGCATCGACCGCCAGGTCCTCAGCACGGTCGTGGTCTCCACGCCGCTGAAGTTCACGACCTCCGCGAAGGACTCGGTGCAGCGCAACAGCTCGCACCACTACTTCGTCACCGTCCCCGAGGGCGCCAAGACCCTCGAGGTCGCGATGAGCGGGCTGAAGGACAAGAGCCAGACGCGGTTCATCTCGATCCACCCGTACGGCGTGCCGTCGGACCCGACGTCGACGATCAACTGCTACCCGAACTACAGCAACCCGGCCAACACCTGCCGCCCGGACGTGCGTTCCTACGCCGACCCGCAGCCGGGCGTCTGGGAGATCGAGGTCGAGTCGCGCCGTACGTCGCCGCTGCTGGACAACCCGTACCAGCTGGACGTCGCCGTGCTCGGCGCTGCCTTCGACCCGGAGACCGTGACCGTGCCCGAGGCGAAGGTCGGCACCCCGGCCGCCGCCTCCTGGAAGGTGACGAACGGCTTCGCCGCGCTCGACGGCAAGCTGGTCGGCGGCCCGCTCGGCTCGGCCAAGGCGGCCCGCCCCGCCATCAAGCAGGGCGAGACGCAGACCACGACGGTCGAGGTGCCCGCGGGCGCCAAGTCGCTGGACGTCGCCATCGGCGGTGTCTCGGACAACGCCGCGGACCTGGACCTCGCCGTGTACGACGCGTCGGGCACACAGGTCGGCAGCTCCGCCGACGGCGACTCGGAGGAGTCGGTCTCCATCCCCTCCCCGGCCGCCGGAAAGTACTCGATCGAGGTCGTCGGCTACTCGGTGCCCGCCGGCACCACGGAGTACGACTACCAGGACGTGTTCTTCTCCGCCTCCCTCGGCAGCGTCACCGTCGACGGGTCGGCTCCGGTGAAGCTCGGCACGGGCGACTCCGCCACGGTCTCGGGCAGCGTCACCGCCGCGGCGGCCGCTCCCGAGGGGCGTGAGTTCTTCGGCCAGGTCCAGCTGGTCAACGCGCGCGGCACGGTCGCGGGCGTGGGCAGCGTGAAGATCGAGACGGTTGTGCCGTAG
- a CDS encoding RNA polymerase sigma factor, whose translation MLRGRPRRGREAHAAAGGDPGDGADPLDAAQERRVRAVLALGGVPQSDLPDGVQQVRLRLLERAAGGREAPRDVSAWAAVVASNLAMDWHRAKRRQERLGERLAALRQPAHPSGEDSSVLSVAVAQGLDELPDAQRQVVVLRFYADLPVRSIAEQLGVPEGTVKSRLHTAVRALRARLHEDEVV comes from the coding sequence CTGTTGCGCGGAAGGCCACGGCGCGGCCGGGAGGCGCACGCGGCGGCCGGCGGCGACCCGGGGGACGGGGCCGATCCGCTGGACGCGGCACAGGAGCGCCGGGTGCGGGCCGTGCTCGCGCTCGGCGGGGTGCCGCAGTCGGACCTGCCGGACGGGGTGCAGCAGGTCCGACTGCGGCTGCTGGAGCGGGCCGCCGGCGGCCGGGAGGCGCCGCGGGACGTGTCGGCGTGGGCGGCGGTCGTCGCCTCCAACCTGGCCATGGACTGGCACCGGGCCAAGCGCCGCCAGGAGCGGCTCGGGGAGCGGCTGGCCGCCCTGCGCCAGCCGGCGCACCCCTCCGGCGAGGACAGCAGCGTGCTGTCCGTCGCCGTCGCCCAGGGCCTGGACGAGCTGCCCGACGCCCAGCGGCAGGTCGTCGTCCTGCGCTTCTACGCCGATCTGCCGGTCCGGTCCATCGCCGAGCAGCTCGGCGTTCCGGAGGGCACCGTCAAGAGCCGGCTGCACACGGCCGTACGGGCCCTGCGCGCCCGCCTGCACGAGGACGAGGTGGTGTGA
- a CDS encoding aspartate-semialdehyde dehydrogenase — MRVGIVGATGQVGTVMRRILKERNFPVTELRLFASARSAGSQLDGVTVEDAATADYTGLDIVLFSAGGATSKALAEKVASQGAVVIDNSSAWRKHPEVPLVVSEVNPHAIKDRPKGIIANPNCTTMAAMPVLRPLHDEAGLQALVVATYQAVSGSGLAGVAELHGQTQKVVADADKLTHDGEAVDFPEPGVYKRPIAFNVLPLAGSIVDDGLNETDEEQKLRNESRKILEIPELKVSGTCVRVPVFSGHSLQVNARFARPISPERATELLADAPGVVVTDIPTPLQAAGKDPSYVGRIRRDETVDNGLALFVSNDNLRKGAALNAIQIAELVAAELSAR; from the coding sequence GTGAGGGTCGGAATCGTCGGAGCCACCGGACAGGTGGGCACGGTCATGCGCAGGATCCTCAAGGAGCGGAACTTCCCGGTCACCGAGCTGCGCCTGTTCGCCTCGGCCCGCTCCGCCGGATCGCAGCTGGACGGCGTGACGGTGGAGGACGCGGCGACCGCCGACTACACCGGCCTGGACATCGTCCTGTTCTCGGCGGGCGGTGCCACGTCCAAGGCACTGGCCGAAAAGGTCGCCTCCCAGGGCGCCGTCGTGATCGACAACTCCTCCGCGTGGCGCAAGCACCCGGAGGTGCCGCTGGTCGTCTCCGAGGTCAACCCGCACGCGATCAAGGACCGCCCCAAGGGCATCATCGCGAACCCGAACTGCACGACCATGGCCGCGATGCCGGTCCTGCGTCCGCTGCACGACGAGGCGGGCCTTCAGGCCCTGGTCGTCGCCACGTACCAGGCGGTCTCCGGCTCCGGCCTCGCGGGCGTGGCCGAGCTGCACGGCCAGACGCAGAAGGTCGTCGCCGACGCCGACAAGCTCACCCACGACGGTGAGGCGGTCGACTTCCCCGAGCCGGGCGTCTACAAGCGCCCCATCGCCTTCAACGTGCTGCCGCTCGCGGGCAGCATCGTCGACGACGGCCTGAACGAGACCGACGAGGAGCAGAAGCTCCGCAACGAGTCCCGCAAGATCCTGGAGATCCCCGAGCTGAAGGTCTCCGGCACCTGCGTGCGCGTCCCGGTCTTCTCCGGCCACTCCCTCCAGGTCAACGCCCGCTTCGCCCGGCCGATCAGCCCCGAGCGCGCGACCGAGCTGCTGGCGGACGCCCCGGGCGTCGTCGTCACCGACATCCCCACCCCCCTCCAGGCCGCCGGCAAGGACCCGTCCTACGTGGGCCGCATCCGCCGCGACGAGACGGTGGACAACGGCCTGGCCCTCTTCGTCTCCAACGACAACCTCCGCAAGGGCGCGGCCCTGAACGCGATCCAGATCGCGGAGCTGGTGGCGGCGGAGCTCTCCGCCCGGTAG